CCAGATATTAAACCCCCAGCTACTAAAATCAACCAACTAAAATCAATCATAAATAGGTATTTTTCTAGAGAACTGATAGTGGGAATTGGGAATTGGAAATTGGAAATTGGGCATGATGATTCTTCTTGTCCCCTTATCCCCCTTATCTCCCCCTGCTTCCCCCGCCCCTCTGCTCCCGTTCGGCTACGCTCACGGCAAGCCTGCTCCCTGCTCCTTCTCCCTCATCCCCGTACTGTCACCGGATGGCTAACAATGCCTCCGTAGAGCAATCCAAAATCATTCCACGGAACCGTATTAGGTTGTGTGTTACCTAAATTGTCAGTAGCACGAGCTTGGAGAAAATATTCGCCAGGAACTGGGTTCCATTCAATGTCCCATCGTGTCCATGCAAATGGAAAGTTTGGTTCTCTCAGTCGTGCAAGCTGCCAAGTTTTACCGCCATCTAGACTGACTTCTACACGGGCAATTTTTCCTTTCCCAGACCAAGAACGTCCACGTAGTAAATGGGTTCGAGCCGAAAGCGTAGCGGGCCAAGCCAACTCGAAAGCGCTTTTAACATTTTGATAGGTAATCAGCTTACCTTTATATGGTGCGATCGCAGGGTAATCTGCACCAACCAGTACCATCTGCTCCGTTACCCACTGGGTATATATCGGTGTTTCAGAAACCTCAATCCGCTCAATCCATTTAACGTTGGCGTTTCCTCCCCAACCAGGGAATAAGACACGGCATGGCTGGCCATGATCTGGAGGTAATGGTTCTCCATTCATTGCATAGACGACGAGCGAGTTATCTGCTAATGCTTTGCTAATTGGAACTACACTGCTGAATTTAGATTTATTTGTCCCTTTTGAGTCCAACGAATCCACATCTGCACCCTCAACAAGTACATCTTTTGCTGTAGATTTCAATCCAGCCCGCTCTAATAATATGCTCAGTGGTACACCAGTCCACTCAGCCACACCAATGGCCCCAAGCCTCCATCGGGTTCCAGAGAGTGGTGTGTTGTAAGCCTCTTCAAAGAAACGCCGACCATTAGCAGCACACTCAATGGCACATGTTACTGAGATGGAAGGCATAGTGATGATTTCATCGTAAGTGAACTCGCAAGGGACAGAAACGCCAGTTCCATGAATTTGCAAACGCCATATAGATGGGTCAAAGGGAGGAGGTGTACTGCGGTTGTGAACATAAAACCAATCGTTTGGTACTAAATAACCACGCTCATACATCGCTTCCCAGTTCATCTCTAACGTGCCTTTGCTATGGGAGATATACCCTGGTGGTAATGGTTTAAGTATTTTACTGCCCTTAGTTTTAACAGCTGCCTGACTGTGAGCAGGCGCAGGTTTAGCTAAACCCCCGATGGCTGTTGCGCCAACCATCGTGGCTAGTATTTTCAGAAAGCGCTGGCGCGAAATACCTGCATCTGTGCTTTTTTGCCAGATGCACTCATCAACCCGTGCCTGTAGATAATCCTCTTGGTCAAAGAGGTTCTCATCGCTCAAGCTATACCCCCTTGTAATTCGTAATGCGTAATTCGTAATTAAGGCACAGAGATGAAGGAGCAGAAGGGCAGGGGAAGCAGGGGGAGATAAGGAAGACAAGGAGGAATTATTGAATAAGTCTCTCTCTTGTCTCCCCCCTCTTCCTTGTCTCCCTTGTCTCTTCTTCATGCCCCATACCCCATGCCCCATGCGCTGAAGAGACTAGCTGTTTATCGCTGTCCAAACACCAGTGATTTCATCTTCTGTGTAGTTGGGCGAATAGTGAGCAAATCCGTTTTTAGCAATTTGTGCGATCGCATCAATAAAGCGATCGCAGTCTTCTAATGTATTATATACTGCAAAGCTAGCGCGGATAATACTAGGGATGTTGCGTGTAATTCCCCTGTCTACTTCCTGAGCAATCTCGTAGTCTCGCTCATCCGAAATATTCTTTAGTTTGCGAATGTATTCATAAGTGCAGAAAGCCCCAGCCCTAACTCCAATGCCGTATTCTTGTGCCAGAATTTCTGCTACTAAGCGTCCATCAAACCCATCAATATCAAAGGGAATAACATGGGCTAAATTATCTCCTGGGATATGTAGTTTAACTCCAGGAATCAGCCTAAGCCGTGTATATGTGAATTCAACTAGAGAGTGTTCATACTTAGCAATGCGATCGCGCCCTACTGCTTCGATAATTTCAATTGCCTTGGCAATGGCGATCGCACCCATTGCGTTTGGTGTTCCAGGGTCATGGGCCCGTTCTGTGTAAAAACGCTTGATCTCTAAATTTCTGGTGATATAAGGCAGGTTCCCACCACCAATTTGATAAGGGTAAGAACTATCAAAAAATTCCTTTGGACCCAGC
The Nostoc punctiforme PCC 73102 genome window above contains:
- a CDS encoding sulfite oxidase translates to MSDENLFDQEDYLQARVDECIWQKSTDAGISRQRFLKILATMVGATAIGGLAKPAPAHSQAAVKTKGSKILKPLPPGYISHSKGTLEMNWEAMYERGYLVPNDWFYVHNRSTPPPFDPSIWRLQIHGTGVSVPCEFTYDEIITMPSISVTCAIECAANGRRFFEEAYNTPLSGTRWRLGAIGVAEWTGVPLSILLERAGLKSTAKDVLVEGADVDSLDSKGTNKSKFSSVVPISKALADNSLVVYAMNGEPLPPDHGQPCRVLFPGWGGNANVKWIERIEVSETPIYTQWVTEQMVLVGADYPAIAPYKGKLITYQNVKSAFELAWPATLSARTHLLRGRSWSGKGKIARVEVSLDGGKTWQLARLREPNFPFAWTRWDIEWNPVPGEYFLQARATDNLGNTQPNTVPWNDFGLLYGGIVSHPVTVRG